One Triticum dicoccoides isolate Atlit2015 ecotype Zavitan chromosome 4B, WEW_v2.0, whole genome shotgun sequence genomic window carries:
- the LOC119296300 gene encoding pollen-specific leucine-rich repeat extensin-like protein 3: MVKERLTLTLERYHRFFVDPYATRLTTVHLNNIIYMHGFARLHGKKSQIMDHMVGQVDLQPPRRSTLHGSAALAPPSAARIAAAQASADVDAIGWAECPIGCVTAFSAFADPPDPVEPMPPPAHHMLALAMPLRRPRSKRTRTSPYQLPAASNTAKVKEEAVMEEEGEDMSLATPSPPRWMRSPTPPPPPPSPTPRPQTVVPPPLWMRSPTPPPPPPSPSPRPQTVVPPPSPPCRGQPELEPTLSRPPGFGSPPEPCRSRPTLERILPTPPPPGFGPPPEPCRSGPTLEPILPTPPPPGFGPPPQPCWSRPTLAPPPTPPPGFGSRQVAPPPPHLSWGLPLRPPSGPGAPTFTQHLQPAGPAPLWRSPMSPSYPAPCWGPPSGPPPAQAPWRWPHPPPRWAPPHMLRPPPPPWDCMRPFAPPMPPQHPPHFEMQHTPPAPGACSGRQVIYF, translated from the exons ATGGTGAAGGAGAGATTGACCCTGACGCTGGAGAGGTACCACCGCTTCTTCGTCGACCCCTACGCCACCCGCCTCACCACCGTCCACCTCAACAAC ATCATCTACATGCATGGTTTCGCCAGGCTCCACGGCAAGAAG TCCCAGATCATGGACCACATGGTGGGGCAGGTCGACCTGCAGCCGCCGCGCCGCTCAACGCTGCACGGTAGCGCCGCGctcgcgccgccctccgccgcgcggATCGCCGCCGCACAGGCCTCGGCCGACGTCGACGCCATCGGCTGGGCGGAGTGCCCCATCGGCTGCGTCACCGCCTTCTCCGCCTTCGCTGACCCGCCGGACCCGGTGGAGCCCATGCCCCCGCCCGCCCACCACATGCTCGCGCTGGCGATGCCCCTGCGCCGCCCACGCTCCAAGAGGACGCGCACCTCCCCTTACCAGCTCCCTGCCGCGTCCAACACGGCCAAGGTGAAGGAGGAGGCGGTCATGGAAGAGGAGGGTGAGGATATGTCGTtggcgacgccgtcgccgccgcgatGGATGCGCTCCCCTaccccgccacctccgccgccgtcgcccacgCCGCGGCCACAGACCGTGGTGCCTCCGCCACTATGGATGCGCTCCCCTACTCCGCCACCTCCGCCCCCGTCGCCCTCTCCGCGGCCGCAGACCGTGGTGCCTCCGCCTTCGCCGCCGTGCAGGGGCCAGCCTGAGTTGGAGCCGACCCTCTCTCGTCCACCAGGCTTCGGCTCGCCGCCGGAACCATGCAGGAGCCGGCCTACGCTGGAGCGGATCCTccccacaccaccaccaccaggctTCGGCCCGCCGCCGGAACCATGCAGGAGCGGGCCTACGCTGGAGCCGATCctcccaacaccaccaccaccaggctTCGGCCCGCCGCCGCAACCATGCTGGAGCCGGCCTACGTTGGCGCCGCCTCCTACCCCACCACCAGGCTTCGGTTCGCGCCAGGTGGCGCCGCCTCCTCCGCACCTGTCCTGGGGCTTGCCGTTGCGACCGCCGTCGGGCCCAGGAGCGCCTACGTTCACGCAGCATCTTCAGCCTGCAGGTCCGGCACCACTCTGGCGCTCGCCGATGTCGCCGTCTTATCCGGCACCGTGCTGGGGCCCGCCTTCTGGGCCGCCGCCGGCGCAAGCGCCTTGGCGCTGGCCACATCCACCGCCGCGCTGGGCACCACCTCATATGctgcgcccgccgccgccaccctggGACTGCATGAGGCCGTTTGCACCTCCTATGCCGCCGCAACACCCGCCGCATTTTGAGATGCAGCATACGCCACCGGCACCGGGGGCGTGCTCGGGCAGGCAGGTGATTTACTTCTAG
- the LOC119293665 gene encoding uncharacterized protein LOC119293665, whose protein sequence is MHGFKKLYNSNKPVIVDALNSLDLLRPRRATVSINAVAPPPGAAGPSAALLSTEAVKRDIQDLGWRECPVGSVLSVHAGAAASSPVPLATIRPGSAAVVQRVSPPSTLSASSSPCPAAPGVDGTRKRTLRGQGKAATKRKERRMRELLRLPSVEVQDMPADAAAQGSSGGIASAV, encoded by the exons ATGCACGGCTTCAAGAAGTTGTACAACTCCAACAAG CCGGTGATCGTCGACGCGCTCAACTCGCTCGACCTACTGCGCCCGCGCCGCGCCACAGTCAGCATCAACGCCGTGGCGCCCCCGCCGGGCGCCGCGGGCCCCTCCGCGGCCCTGCTCTCCACAGAGGCCGTGAAGCGCGACATCCAGGACCTCGGCTGGCGCGAGTGCCCCGTCGGCTCCGTCCTCTCCGTCCACGCCggggcggccgcctcctcccccgtgCCGCTCGCCACCATCCGCCCGGGCTCCGCGGCCGTCGTCCAGCGCGTCTCCCCTCCGAGCACACTCAGCGCCTCCTCCAGCCCGTGTCCCGCGGCGCCCGGCGTGGACGGGACCAGGAAGCGGACCCTGAGGGGCCAGGGGAAGGCGGCGACCAAGAGGAAGGAGAGGCGCATGAGGGAGCTGCTCAGGCTCCCGTCCGTCGAGGTCCAGGACAtgcccgccgacgccgccgcccaggGCAGCAGCGGCGGCATTGCCTCTGCTGTGTGA